The DNA window atttatattatgaaataactactaataattaattatatatttatattaaatatattatcttttattaaattaaatatttttacaaaaatggTTTATATTTTTCATGTATAAGGTATTCGGCTAAttagtgataattttgaaaatgtattaattttgaGAAATGACAATGAGAAAATTGGATGATGGAATGTGTGAAgaaatgatatattatattcatcatttcattagttaaaaaaaaatgtgagtagagagaatgaaaaattaaaaaaaaaaaattcaggcAATCCAATTTATTCTCTCCTTATCATTTTTctgtattttgtttttagtaaaagagttaaatatatataatgataaaataaaaaataataatttaaaataaaaaaatattttaatattttaattaattaattaacgaAAGAAGTCTAATGATGTTTttaaattgagttatttaaataattcaaactgaACAAATCAACAAATCATGAGGGAGGATTATTAACAACTTTGTTCGCCTTATTACAAATACAACACCTagtaaaaacaaaacatttctttttctaatttgatATATGAACATTTGCAAGAATATCTATATACCACACTTCCATTCAAATAAAATTGGAACCTTATAATTACAAATTCGCACTCAATCATAAATACACTTCCAACTTCCAACTCATGTAGAATAACTTTAGAAAATAAATGGGAAATTGTATGTACACCAAAGGAGGAAGGAAGGTTTGGCATTTAAAATGGTGTCATATGGAATCGAGCGCTCACAATCAGACATGTATGGGCTCTTGAGATGAAGGCAAATTcattatgggtcaaatgggttcATACGAGATTCATGAAAGGAGAAGCTAGCATATGGACATGCCAAATCAAAAATGAAATGGCATGGTCCTTAAAGAAAATCCTAAGAACTAGAGGAGAGGCATATCAAATGATAAAGTTCAGAATCGGGAATGGAAATGGAATATTATTCTGGCACGATCCATGGTTAGAGAATAATCTCATAATTCTTCGGGAGGAATTCCAATCTATTAGAGTCAAAATCAGAAGAAAATGTCTCTTGTACTCAATTAGAGATATTCAAAAAGGAAAATGCAGCTCTATTCTTAGGTGTATTCCAGAAGGAGTCAGAATTCTAAATctgatcaataatatataattcaatggAAACATTGATACAAAGAGTTGGGATACTGTTATGAATGAAAAGTTCGTGGCAGGAAAAGCATGGGagatcattaaaaaaaaggagATGGTGGTCGATTGGCACAAAGTAGTATGGTCTTCAAATGTTATATCTCGAAACCAATTCATTCTTTGGCTGACATTTAGGAAAAGATTGGCGACAAGACAAAgaattaagaagtatatgaatattcaaaatgTCAATTGCCCAATCTTCACAGAAAAAGAGGAAAGCATTGATCACTTGTTTGGAGAGTGCGCATTTGTATCCAAGTTGTGGATTAATTTTGCTCAGAACATTAATATCACTAAATTTCCATGTACATGGAACAAAATCATAGAGCTTGTAAAGAAAAAGGCAAAGGGAGATAACTTTTacgcgaatgttttcaaatggtTCTTTGGAGCTCTGGTCTACAATAtttggagagaaaaaaatacaagaattcATAGCACGAATAAAAGAATAGAAGGAAAAGTTAAGGATGATATTGTTTCTGATGGCAACGTTCTCATACATACATGGAGGGGAATTCCGATTAATGAAGATAGTTGAAAGCTCAGTCAAAGATGAAATATcccctataaaatcattacaaggaaATGAAGATTtaaatagttcttgtttgatgacttatttgtaattcaattgtttgttgttCTCATTTGGTTTTTTCAACAAAGCtaaggtttgtctagctttgtttcttgaaactcatttttCCTCTTTGagggtttttaatgaaatggcactaagccattttttaaaaaaaaaataactttagaaaatataaatagtaacttgaatataagtatatatattagtataagtTTTAACTAGAAaacgtcaaaaaaaaatattaattcacgcctaattaaattatgtttcaaaatattatatcacCTAAAACAATGTCTCAATTAAATTCAATACAAAAtagttcaaataattttattaaaaaaatatcatacaaaCTGAGGTACATATTCAACTCacaaaagtattttaaaatgaaataccTTGTGATTATACCAAACAAGTTTCCAAATACTCAAAGAGgataaacatgtttaattaaGTGTTAGTTTGATAGAACTTATAGTCTTAAATTGTCACAGTAacattaatcaataaattatcttgaataaataaaatcaaatatacttGTTCGTTAAACAAATAAGTTGAATAATTTGAAACAAGTAAAAAGAATAAGCCGAAATAATTAAGCATATCAAACACAACCAAAATAAACTTcccatcatttttaaattttctcaatAAGACTTTTTTTGTCACCGGGTTCCACTTGATCTCTATATATAACCCTGCCTACACCTTTGGTCTTTACCAAAATCAAAGAGCCAAATAACTAATAATCTATCATCAAAGAAAGACAAATTAAGATGATGAAGTCCCAGCTGGAGATTGAAGTTATTTCAATTGAGAAAATCATACCATCATGTCCCACCCCTCACCACCTTAGACACTATAACTTTTCCTTCCAAGATCAGATTAATCCACCCGTTTTCATGCCCATGGTTCTCTTCTATCCAAACCCTAATCCTAATACTATTTTCATGGATCATCATGAAGATTATGAACGTCAAACTAAATGTAACCATCTCAAGATTGCCCTATCCCAGGCCTTGACACAATTCTATGTCCTTGCTGGCCGAGTTGTTGATAATTCCCATGTCAATTGTGAAGACCAGGGAGTACCCTATGTCGAGGCACGAGCTAATTGTCAAATGTCGAATGTCATTCAAAACCCGGTTCCTTCTGAAATGAATATGTTTGTGCCTCGTGCTCTCGACGATGTTCAAGACCTTCCTATGGTCATCCaggtaattaatattttcatattttttaaacaacttTCCTctcttttttgaaaaaaatgaaaatcattCAAACCGTACTTAGTTAATGTCAATGTCCCATTGACTTTGGTAATAGAAAATGAACCAAATAAATACAAGTAATTACATGGAAATTAACCAACGTAGGTTTTACTTTTTGAAACAACAATTAAAAAATGTCGTGTTTGttgtttaaaattagttatctCCACCTTTATATcgattatgaaattaataatgaaaattgtattatcctttaaaaaaatatatataatgtttgataaacaaaaatagattatttggATAACTAGTGACTAAAATATTGTTTGTgtttaatctttaaaattttataaaaaaaaaattaaagtatgaCTAATTTTGTATTGTAGTAAATAATTTGATTggacttaattttttattccaTTTCTTAAGAGCATAgtctataattttgtttttttctatatttttcttctatatgattttctctttctctatttcattaatttgtcACCATTTCAATctaaaataacttataatttaccaatttgtaacttttttttgtttattattataacagaTCACTCACTTTGATTGTGGTGGCTTAGCCGTTAGTGTCGCGGTCTCCCATAAAGTGGGGGACGCCTTGTCCTTTTTCATGTTTCTCAATGCATGGGCAGCCACAGCCCGGGGCGAGACCACCGGTCCACCCCCACGGTTTGAATCCGCCACCTTATTCCCTCCAAAAAACATCGATAGCTTCAAGCCCAACATCGGAATGGTTAAGGAAAACATCTCGACTAAACGGTTCGTCTTCACTGCCCCAAACATAGCTTCTCTCCGAGACAAATATGAGTTCCCCGCAGGGCGACCCACACGGATCGAGGCCCTCTCAGCCTTCATATGGACAAGGTTCATATCCGCAACCAAATCAAAGATATTTGAATCCAAAAACAAGATCCACACCATTTTTCACGCGGTTAACCTCCGCCCAAGGGTGGACCCGCCGCTGCCCGAGAATTACTTCGGGAACATCAGCCGCCCCGCGATAACAATCCCCACGAACGATAACAATGATGACGACGTGGCAAGGTGTCGGGGGATTATAGAGACGATGAGGAGTGCTATAAGAAAGGTGGGAGATATAGGTGATGGTGAGAAGCATTTGAGTTGGATGAAAGAAAAAGGGAGAAGCTTTGTTAAAGGAGAATTGGTGACATTTAATTTCACTAGCTTGTGTAGGTTTCCGGTTTATGAGGCGGATTTCGGGTGGGGAAAAGCCGAGTGGGCCGGGTCGGCTAGCTTGACCTTTAAGAACCTTGTTGTGTTTATGGACACGAAAAATGGGGGCGGGATCGAGGCGTGGATTAACTTGAAGGAGGAAGATATGGAAAAGATGGAGGCTGATAAGGAATTTCTATCCTATGTTAATTCATCATAATCCATCAACCCAATTACCACTCAtgcatgtttaattaattacaatatatagggtttttaataattaatttcaaactatCTAGTCAGTCTATATGAATATGAATGTAAGTGTGTACAATTGTTGTCATGTAAATGCAAGAATGTGCTATATGATTGACATTCTCTTTTTGGTAgtaccttaaatttttattttttattttcttttctttagtataTGATTCGAGTTTATGGAAAAATTTTGTATCACAGTTTGTTTTATCAATAGTTTTAACTTTTAACTAGGTCTAAAAGacatactttttattttaacagtTCTTTTGAACTTatcttcatttttcttcatatttttatgggttttaattttttttaaataataatttcaataaaatttcaataatcaGGTCAAAAGTCAAAATTATGATCATCAAAATTCACTAACAAAAATACACTagctatctttttttttttttaaatataaaatgacattttttaaaaatagttttagatCCTTAAAAGGTAaaatttattggaaaaaattatcggaccctaaaccctaaaaaagataaaattttataattccgtgcgaaataattatttttttatgttaaaactaGATAATCAACGAACTaaaccaaataataaataataaaaccaaGCACACAACAAAGACATAATTTTAGcgtaaaaaaatcaataaaaaaataaaattacaggATTTTATAATTGCCagcaaaataattattttttaagtcaaaaTTAGATAATCAACTAACTaaaccaaataataaataataaaaccaatCACACAACAAAGACATCAATTTTAGCgtgaaaaaatcaataaaataaaataaaattacaggACTTGTATGCCTCTTAAGACAATCTTCAACCcacaaattcattctcaaactcaaaatacagtaaacgtcacatcaaacagtaattcatctccaacccaaaaacttattttcaaactcaaaaaaatatttttaaaatatttctttcttaCTCTAACTTGTTagtcttattaatattatttatatatttattaactttacatatttaatctcaatcttttctcattcatttaataaaattatgataaaattaattatatattaataattcatacacaacaaaataaacattactaaaaataaattatataacaaaattaatatataaataaattatataaaaaataaaattaaacctaCCTATAACTTTAAACTcagtttgtaaatattaaaatacatgaaagactgaaatatatataaaattgtttttggtTGATGAATAGTAAAAACGCATATATATGCGTTTC is part of the Impatiens glandulifera chromosome 1, dImpGla2.1, whole genome shotgun sequence genome and encodes:
- the LOC124922409 gene encoding stemmadenine O-acetyltransferase, producing the protein MMKSQLEIEVISIEKIIPSCPTPHHLRHYNFSFQDQINPPVFMPMVLFYPNPNPNTIFMDHHEDYERQTKCNHLKIALSQALTQFYVLAGRVVDNSHVNCEDQGVPYVEARANCQMSNVIQNPVPSEMNMFVPRALDDVQDLPMVIQITHFDCGGLAVSVAVSHKVGDALSFFMFLNAWAATARGETTGPPPRFESATLFPPKNIDSFKPNIGMVKENISTKRFVFTAPNIASLRDKYEFPAGRPTRIEALSAFIWTRFISATKSKIFESKNKIHTIFHAVNLRPRVDPPLPENYFGNISRPAITIPTNDNNDDDVARCRGIIETMRSAIRKVGDIGDGEKHLSWMKEKGRSFVKGELVTFNFTSLCRFPVYEADFGWGKAEWAGSASLTFKNLVVFMDTKNGGGIEAWINLKEEDMEKMEADKEFLSYVNSS